From the Anguilla anguilla isolate fAngAng1 chromosome 8, fAngAng1.pri, whole genome shotgun sequence genome, one window contains:
- the LOC118233462 gene encoding GON-4-like protein isoform X1 codes for MSLAKKRRTATPNSSPPRPKARKKEEEPETGPPVSHNAPRGDTDKSAAAAAPGERGQGIVCDVPPPARRSARFKCPPLEPGGEVLAGQAGIAPPPGDAQNEEPEPSGSPSQRPLLAQEDSDMSLIITLEDEQRGRRRRRRRKGGVKRKRGGASGEEGGAEGSGSGQEGESEGPEESQIEVEFDSQLDRELESKSRQHNLTSANVRNIIHEVITNEHVVAMMKAAINETEAIPVFEPKMTRSKLKEVVEKGVVIPNWSISPMKKPNEQKAPQFVDIPLEEEDSSDEEYRPDEDEEDETAEETFLESDIESTASSPRGSKGALARMVAEGDEDRSCSPTQRLRKSRHLRVEAVPMGPPPPPKPAGPQRPPRAPPECSFMEKLHAVEEELAISPICLEPYQALSGAAEGASVMACRTRSKRTLRDVPLGRLEAELRAPDITPDMYDCGSAPEDREWTHWLQGLMTSDMENDEEGDDDDDPEYNFLADIDEPDLEDYRNDRAVRITKKEVSDLMEELFKTFQDELLVQEQDEEGHEEEEEREEETPPQEAPSFNIPQTIRFEDPPAAVLTESHRTVKQQLEALRRHRHLLESQGGGPVLLGRPCALILTHAQKAQLQQQVQQHVQLLTQVHMLTSPVEALQSETATTRLFLSELESFAERGERARGAAEPGFASAFRACNLQGALSLLQEVTLSPEPPHPTHCSPDHRAGGRPSPLLPPQLAWLLATRPVFMYPELLPHCSLDPALHPPRTNSFYTPGEDNLVVLGLRNFSETRSPYELVCEYLIRGKGAKQLRKHVLNMCHRRPRDNAIKFYVERKMVPPMTLACGEVKPGEQRPPVEREGTGMPPWLRKSIRHIHEAVMDYNHFPLEAPPPPAKPSYTFPPNTRYPPTLPPVLTLHPFGFRRQRPVSVEAGCAPVPDPWLVLGHGADPCLAAKIAPCCHGGATAAEGRTACTEKCGPLREALSKMVPIQPAPPKPPPPPLPPQALQVLTVPAGGALRVPEGLARAGVATVVSGGAKEAGQSGAVHHGVPPAVIINVTAPLATAVVCPAPSCERLAGFVSEAPPPPQEGVALPFSPLALLGKFGRPLLPAPLRENTPTAPPGRTVRRGPSVSNGVPHPGNPQKPRAFWDVVNVLAGPSGEADGGTVGPKLGGLQNQPPSGPRRTLSAPAGGPKYALVSCGPSAAPHVLLLPQNCAIADGMPVSASVPAGAQNEPGDPQESRAEAPTRGPPPSSKISTVELEWAEQGEGWEEEEEEEKEGECDGQEEPEAGDFGGPLLALSESSGSPASSPRTPEKMDAEEGGGEGWSGLLTSTPQHSPQGKREGEGLDDVASEEEEVMSPASEQSLLSVPELQETMEKLSMLASEGRESEAGETDDGESPNSLASPPSSSGPQNPEERAGTREGEKPREGGASQSVAVGGAPRSRGKRFGKSRGNGRHPRTSVKCSGRQELDDGDASKPLLVGGDDDTLSSDPLRESKDMAFARAYLRRVCAAVRGVPGKVEEFLRVLYEFEQGGEGRSSVELFEQLKLVLRDRPDLLWDFAAFLRPEQARECGLLAEQQAFERSRHFLRQLETSFGESPAHYRQIVRALQEGPGLSPAGLRELKAQMASMLKHHTHLQGEFWDFFDELHTTSSQSVHLENTPFSEVGEGTTVGQESRTRARGQHKKDKLPVSQEGEEPHKAGPMMVRRRKKGNFGCRNPRKGSVSRATKGRGLSPPETSTPPPAAHPEKRLEEREEERRERGMEINGPCPGKECEEEEEPEEEDGQRESGKAGGVGDACGNTPAAHRTLPSPDPPVCAKNVSLTPTGQKVILWTREADRIILTACQRKGANQRTFQAVSAQLGNKTANEVSLRFRELVDLFHSAARPGNKAGDPDQLSASEDEPD; via the exons ATGAGCCTCGCCAAGAAGCGCCGAACTGCCACTCCTAACTCGAGCCCTCCCAGGCCCAAAGCCagaaagaaggaggaggagcctgaGACCGGACCTCCagtgtcccacaatgcaccgcgcGGAGACACAGATAAGAGTGCGGCGGCCGCGGCTCCCGGGGAAAGGGGCCAGGGGATCGTCTGCGATGTGCCCCCTCCTGCCCGGCGGTCGGCCAGGTTCAAGTGTCCGCCTCTGGAGCCTGGCGGGGAGGTCCTTGCAG GCCAGGCAGGCATAGCTCCGCCTCCAGGTGATGCTCAAAATGAGGAGCCTGAGCCATCAGGCAGCCCAtcacagcgccctctgctggcccaGGAGGACAGTGACATGAGCCTGATCATTACCCTGG AGGACGAGCAGCGCGGGAGGCGGCGCAGGCGAAGGAGGAAGGGCGGGGTGAAGAGGAagcggggcggggccagcggggaggagggcggggccgaagGCTCCGGCTCGGGTCAGGAGGGGGAGTCGGAGGGCCCGGAGGAGAGTCAGATTGAGGTGGAGTTTGACAGCCAGCTGGACAGGGAGCTGGAGAGCAAGTCCCGCCAGCACAACCTGACCTCCGCCAACGTGCGCAACATCATCCAT GAAGTCATCACTAACGAGCACGTGGTGGCCATGATGAAAGCCGCCATCAACGAGACGGAGGCCATTCCCGTCTTT GAACCCAAGATGACGCGCTCCAAACTAAAGGAAGTGGTTGAGAAAGGAGTG GTGATCCCGAACTGGAGTATCTCCCCAATGAAGAAACCCAATGAGCAGAAG GCCCCCCAGTTTGTTGACATTCCTCTTGAGGAAGAGGACTCCTCCGATGAAGAGTACCGCCCCGATGAAGACGAGGAGGATGAGACGGCTGAGGAG ACGTTTTTGGAGAGTGACATAGAGAGCACTGCCTCCTCTCCACGGGGCAGCAAAGGGGCCCTGGCCCGGATGGTTGCCGAGGGCGACGAGGACAGGAGCTGCAGTCCtacacag CGCTTGCGCAAGTCCAGGCACCTGAGAGTGGAGGCCGTGCCCATgggccccccaccacccccgaaACCTGCAggcccccagcgcccccccagggccccgcccGAGTGCAGCTTCATGGAGAAGCTCCACGCCGTGGAGGAGGAGCTCGCCATCAGTCCCATCTGCCTGGAGCCCTACCAG GCTCTGAGCGGTGCTGCCGAGGGGGCCAGCGTGATGGCCTGCCGCACCCGCTCCAAGCGCACGCTCCGGGACGTCCCGCTCGGCaggctggaggcggagctacGGGCCCCCGACATCACCCCGGACATGTATGACTGCGGCTCCGCCCCCGAGGACAGGGAGTGGACCCACTGGCTGCAGGGCCTGATGACCTCTGATATGGAGAACGAcg aggagGGCGATGATGACGATGACCCTGAGTACAACTTCCTGGCGGACATCGACGAGCCCGACCTGGAGGACTACCGTAACGACCGGGCCGTTCGCATCACCA AAAAGGAAGTGAGTGATCTGATGGAGGAGCTCTTTAAAACG TTCCAGGATGAGTTGTTAGTGCAGGAGCAGGATGAAGAAGGgcacgaggaagaggaggagagggaagaagagacaCCACCCCAGGAGGCGCCCAGTTTCAACATCCCACAGACGATCCG GTTCGAGGACCCGCCGGCCGCCGTGCTGACGGAGAGCCACCGCACGGtgaagcagcagctggaggcCCTGCGGCGCCATCGCCACCTGCTGGAGAGTCAGGGCGGGGGCCCCGTGCTCCTGGGCCGGCCCTGCGCCCTCATCCTCACCCACGCACAGAAAgcgcagctccagcagcaggtcCAGCAG CACGTCCAGCTGCTGACCCAGGTGCACATGCTCACCAGCCCAGTGGAAGCGCTGCAGAGCGAAACCGCCACCACTCGCCTCTTCCTG TCGGAGCTGGAGTCGTTCGCCGAGCGCGGAGAGCGCGCACGGGGCGCCGCGGAGCCGGGGTTCGCCAGCGCGTTCAGGGCCTGcaacctgcagggggcgctgtctcTGCTGCAGGAGGTCACACTGAGCCCCGAGCCCCCGCACCCAACCCACTGCAGCCCTGACCACCGCGCTGggg ggcgcccctcccccctgctgccTCCACAGTTGGCCTGGCTGCTGGCCACCCGGCCCGTCTTCATGTACCCCGAACTGCTGCCCCACTGCAGCCTGGACCCCGCCCTGCACCCGCCCCGCACAAACTCCTTCTACACCCCCGGGGAGGACAA CTTGGTAGTGCTGGGCCTGAGGAACTTCAGCGAGACGAGGAGCCCGTACGAGCTGGTCTGCGAGTACCTGATCCGCGGCAAGGGAGCCAAACAGCTCCGCAAGCACGTCCTCAACATGTGCCACCGCCGTCCCCGTGACAACGCCATCAAG TTCTACGTTGAGCGGAAGATGGTTCCCCCCATGACACTGGCGTGTGGTGAAGTGAAGCCTGGTGAACAGCGCCCTCCGGTGGAAAGGGAGGGGACCGGCATGCCCCCGTGGCTGCGG AAGAGCATACGCCATATTCACGAGGCAGTGATGGACTACAACCACTTCCCGCTggaagctccgcctcctcctgccAAACCGTCCTATACCTTTCCCCCAAACACACGCTATCCTCCCACGCTGCCCCCGGTCCTCACCCTGCACCCCTTCGGCTTCAGACGGCAGCGTCCCGTTTCCGTGGAGGCAGGCTGCGCCCCCGTGCCTGACCCGTGGCTGGTTTTAGGGCACGGAGCTGACCCTTGCCTTGCTGCCAAGATCGCCCCCTGCTGTCACGGAGGTGCGACTGCAGCAGAGGGGAGGACTGCGTGCACAGAAAAGTGTGGCCCCTTGCGCGAAGCCCTCAGTAAGATGGTTCCCATCCAACCCGCGCCCCCTAaacctccgcccccgcccctgcccccccaggcCCTGCAGGTCCTCACCgtcccagcagggggcgccctcCGCGTGCCGGAGGGACTGGCGAGGGCGGGGGTGGCGACGGTCGTGTCGGGCGGCGCAAAGGAAGCGGGTCAGTCGGGGGCTGTCCATCACGGCGTCCCGCCCGCCGTCATCATCAACGTGACCGCCCCATTGGCCACTGCGGTCGTATGTCCCGCCCCTTCCTGCGAGAGATTGGCTGGTTTTGTCAGTGAGGCCCCACCTCCGCCACAGGAGGGCGTCGCTCTACCCTTCTCCCCCCTCGCTCTGCTTGGAAAATTCGGCAGGCCGCTGCTGCCCGCCCCTCTGCGAGAGAACACCCCTACGGCCCCCCCGGGGAGGACCGTTAGAAGAGGACCCAGCGTATCGAATGGAGTGCCTCACCCTGGTAACCCCCAAAAGCccagagcattctgggatgtGGTAAATGTCCTTGCCGGTCCGAGCGGGGAAGCGGATGGCGGCACAGTGGGCCCCAAACTGGGAGGCCTCCAAAATCAGCCCCCTTCGGGTCCCCGCCGGACGCTCTCCGCTCCTGCGGGGGGTCCCAAGTACGCCCTGGTCAGCTGCGGCCCCAGCGCCGCGCCCCACGTCCTCCTCTTACCCCAAAACTGTGCGATTGCGGACGGGATGCCGGTGAGCGCGAGTGTGCCGGCAGGGGCCCAGAACGAGCCGGGGGACCCCCAAGAGAGCCGTGCTGAGGCCCCCACAAGGGGACCGCCCCCCTCTTCCAAAATCAGCACGGTTGAGCTGGAATGGGCTGAGCAAGGAGAGGgatgggaggaagaggaggaggaggagaaagagggagaatgCGACGGCCAGGAGGAACCGGAAGCGGGAGATTTCGGGGGCCCCCTCTTGGCCCTGTCGGAGTCCTCGGGGAGCCCCGCCTCCAGTCCGCGCACCCCGGAGAAGATGGATgcggaggagggtggaggagaggggtggagcGGGCTGCTGACCTCCACCCCGCAGCACAGCCCCCAGGGaaagcgggagggggaggggctggatgACGTCGccagcgaggaagaggaagtgatgtcgcCAGCGTCCGAGCAGTCCTTGTTGTCAGTGCCAGAGCTGCAG gaGACCATGGAGAAGCTCAGCATGCTGGCTTCAGAGGGCAGGGAGTCTGAGGCGGGAGAAACAGACGACGGCGAGTCCCCAAACTCCCTCGCTTCTCCGCCCTCGTCCTCCGGCCCCCAGAATCCTGAGGAGAGGGCGGGGACGCGTGAGGGGGAGAAGCCAAGGGAAGGCGGAGCCTCCCAGTCTGTTGCTGTAGGCGGTGCGCCTCGATCCAGAGGGAAACGATTTGGCAAAAGCAGAG gcAATGGCCGCCACCCCCGCACTAGCGTGAAATGTAGTGGGCGTCAGGAGCTGGACGATGGGGACGCGTCCAAGCCGCTGCTGGTCGGCGGCGATGATGACACACTGAGCAGTGATCCCCTGAGGGAGAGCAAGGACATGGCCTTCGCCAGGGCCTACCTCCGCAGG GTCTGTGCGGCCGTGCGGGGCGTCCCGGGGAAGGTGGAGGAGTTCCTGAGGGTCCTGTACGAGTTtgagcaggggggagaggggcggagctcGGTGGAGCTTTTCGAGCAGCTGAAGCTGGTGCTGAGGGACCGGCCCGACCTGCTCTGGGACTTTGCCGCCTTTCTGAGGCCCGAGCAGGCCCGGGAGTGTGGCCTG CTTGCTGAGCAGCAGGCTTTTGAGCGCAGTCGCCATTTCCTGCGGCAGCTGGAGACGAGTTTTGGGGAAAGCCCCGCCCACTACCGCCAGATAGTGCGCGCTCTGCAGGAGGGGCCCGGCCTCAGCCCCGCAGGTCTGAGAGAG ctAAAAGCTCAGATGGCCTCCATGCTCAAACACCACACCCATCTTCAGGGTGAATTCTGGGATTTCTTTGATGAGCTCCACACAACCTCCTCGCAGTCAGTTCATCTGGAAAATACGCCGTTTTCAGAGGTAGGGGAGGGGACAACTGTAGGACAGGAGAGTAGGACAAGGGCCAGAGGTCAGCACAAGAAGGACAAGCTTCCTGTTTcacaggaaggggaggagcccCACAAAGCTGGACCAATGATGGtccggaggaggaagaagggcaaCTTTGGCTGCCGCAATCCACGCAAG GGCTCTGTCTCCCGGGCTACgaaggggcgtggcctctcGCCTCCTGAaaccagcaccccccctccagcaGCTCACCCAGAGAAAAgactggaggagagggaggaagagaggagggagagaggtatgGAGATAAACGGCCCGTGTCCCG GTAAAGaatgtgaggaagaggaggagcctgAGGAAGAGGACGGGCAGCGAGAGAGCGGGAAGGCTGGAGGAGTTGGAGATGCATGCGGTAACACCCCAGCCGCACACCGGACCCTGCCCAGCCCCGACCCCCCTGTCTGTGCCAAAAACGTGTCCCTCACACCCACGGGACAGAAGGTCATCCTCTGGACCAG GGAAGCAGACCGTATAATCTTGACTGCCTGCCAGCGTaagggagccaatcagagaacatTCCAGGCTGTATCCGCTCAGCTTGGGAACAAGACGGCCAATGAG GTCTCCCTGCGCTTCCGGGAGCTCGTGGACCTGTTCCACAGCGCCGCCCGGCCCGGCAACAAGGCCGGCGACCCGGACCAGCTGTCCGCTTCTGAAGACGAGCCGGACTGA
- the LOC118233462 gene encoding GON-4-like protein isoform X3 has product MSLAKKRRTATPNSSPPRPKARKKEEEPETGPPVSHNAPRGDTDKSAAAAAPGERGQGIVCDVPPPARRSARFKCPPLEPGGEVLAGQAGIAPPPGDAQNEEPEPSGSPSQRPLLAQEDSDMSLIITLEDEQRGRRRRRRRKGGVKRKRGGASGEEGGAEGSGSGQEGESEGPEESQIEVEFDSQLDRELESKSRQHNLTSANVRNIIHEVITNEHVVAMMKAAINETEAIPVFEPKMTRSKLKEVVEKGVVIPNWSISPMKKPNEQKAPQFVDIPLEEEDSSDEEYRPDEDEEDETAEETFLESDIESTASSPRGSKGALARMVAEGDEDRSCSPTQRLRKSRHLRVEAVPMGPPPPPKPAGPQRPPRAPPECSFMEKLHAVEEELAISPICLEPYQALSGAAEGASVMACRTRSKRTLRDVPLGRLEAELRAPDITPDMYDCGSAPEDREWTHWLQGLMTSDMENDEEGDDDDDPEYNFLADIDEPDLEDYRNDRAVRITKKEVSDLMEELFKTFQDELLVQEQDEEGHEEEEEREEETPPQEAPSFNIPQTIRFEDPPAAVLTESHRTVKQQLEALRRHRHLLESQGGGPVLLGRPCALILTHAQKAQLQQQVQQHVQLLTQVHMLTSPVEALQSETATTRLFLSELESFAERGERARGAAEPGFASAFRACNLQGALSLLQEVTLSPEPPHPTHCSPDHRAGGRPSPLLPPQLAWLLATRPVFMYPELLPHCSLDPALHPPRTNSFYTPGEDNLVVLGLRNFSETRSPYELVCEYLIRGKGAKQLRKHVLNMCHRRPRDNAIKFYVERKMVPPMTLACGEVKPGEQRPPVEREGTGMPPWLRKSIRHIHEAVMDYNHFPLEAPPPPAKPSYTFPPNTRYPPTLPPVLTLHPFGFRRQRPVSVEAGCAPVPDPWLVLGHGADPCLAAKIAPCCHGGATAAEGRTACTEKCGPLREALSKMVPIQPAPPKPPPPPLPPQALQVLTVPAGGALRVPEGLARAGVATVVSGGAKEAGQSGAVHHGVPPAVIINVTAPLATAVVCPAPSCERLAGFVSEAPPPPQEGVALPFSPLALLGKFGRPLLPAPLRENTPTAPPGRTVRRGPSVSNGVPHPGNPQKPRAFWDVVNVLAGPSGEADGGTVGPKLGGLQNQPPSGPRRTLSAPAGGPKYALVSCGPSAAPHVLLLPQNCAIADGMPVSASVPAGAQNEPGDPQESRAEAPTRGPPPSSKISTVELEWAEQGEGWEEEEEEEKEGECDGQEEPEAGDFGGPLLALSESSGSPASSPRTPEKMDAEEGGGEGWSGLLTSTPQHSPQGKREGEGLDDVASEEEEVMSPASEQSLLSVPELQETMEKLSMLASEGRESEAGETDDGESPNSLASPPSSSGPQNPEERAGTREGEKPREGGASQSVAVGGAPRSRGKRFGKSRGNGRHPRTSVKCSGRQELDDGDASKPLLVGGDDDTLSSDPLRESKDMAFARAYLRRVCAAVRGVPGKVEEFLRVLYEFEQGGEGRSSVELFEQLKLVLRDRPDLLWDFAAFLRPEQARECGLLKAQMASMLKHHTHLQGEFWDFFDELHTTSSQSVHLENTPFSEVGEGTTVGQESRTRARGQHKKDKLPVSQEGEEPHKAGPMMVRRRKKGNFGCRNPRKGSVSRATKGRGLSPPETSTPPPAAHPEKRLEEREEERRERGMEINGPCPGKECEEEEEPEEEDGQRESGKAGGVGDACGNTPAAHRTLPSPDPPVCAKNVSLTPTGQKVILWTREADRIILTACQRKGANQRTFQAVSAQLGNKTANEVSLRFRELVDLFHSAARPGNKAGDPDQLSASEDEPD; this is encoded by the exons ATGAGCCTCGCCAAGAAGCGCCGAACTGCCACTCCTAACTCGAGCCCTCCCAGGCCCAAAGCCagaaagaaggaggaggagcctgaGACCGGACCTCCagtgtcccacaatgcaccgcgcGGAGACACAGATAAGAGTGCGGCGGCCGCGGCTCCCGGGGAAAGGGGCCAGGGGATCGTCTGCGATGTGCCCCCTCCTGCCCGGCGGTCGGCCAGGTTCAAGTGTCCGCCTCTGGAGCCTGGCGGGGAGGTCCTTGCAG GCCAGGCAGGCATAGCTCCGCCTCCAGGTGATGCTCAAAATGAGGAGCCTGAGCCATCAGGCAGCCCAtcacagcgccctctgctggcccaGGAGGACAGTGACATGAGCCTGATCATTACCCTGG AGGACGAGCAGCGCGGGAGGCGGCGCAGGCGAAGGAGGAAGGGCGGGGTGAAGAGGAagcggggcggggccagcggggaggagggcggggccgaagGCTCCGGCTCGGGTCAGGAGGGGGAGTCGGAGGGCCCGGAGGAGAGTCAGATTGAGGTGGAGTTTGACAGCCAGCTGGACAGGGAGCTGGAGAGCAAGTCCCGCCAGCACAACCTGACCTCCGCCAACGTGCGCAACATCATCCAT GAAGTCATCACTAACGAGCACGTGGTGGCCATGATGAAAGCCGCCATCAACGAGACGGAGGCCATTCCCGTCTTT GAACCCAAGATGACGCGCTCCAAACTAAAGGAAGTGGTTGAGAAAGGAGTG GTGATCCCGAACTGGAGTATCTCCCCAATGAAGAAACCCAATGAGCAGAAG GCCCCCCAGTTTGTTGACATTCCTCTTGAGGAAGAGGACTCCTCCGATGAAGAGTACCGCCCCGATGAAGACGAGGAGGATGAGACGGCTGAGGAG ACGTTTTTGGAGAGTGACATAGAGAGCACTGCCTCCTCTCCACGGGGCAGCAAAGGGGCCCTGGCCCGGATGGTTGCCGAGGGCGACGAGGACAGGAGCTGCAGTCCtacacag CGCTTGCGCAAGTCCAGGCACCTGAGAGTGGAGGCCGTGCCCATgggccccccaccacccccgaaACCTGCAggcccccagcgcccccccagggccccgcccGAGTGCAGCTTCATGGAGAAGCTCCACGCCGTGGAGGAGGAGCTCGCCATCAGTCCCATCTGCCTGGAGCCCTACCAG GCTCTGAGCGGTGCTGCCGAGGGGGCCAGCGTGATGGCCTGCCGCACCCGCTCCAAGCGCACGCTCCGGGACGTCCCGCTCGGCaggctggaggcggagctacGGGCCCCCGACATCACCCCGGACATGTATGACTGCGGCTCCGCCCCCGAGGACAGGGAGTGGACCCACTGGCTGCAGGGCCTGATGACCTCTGATATGGAGAACGAcg aggagGGCGATGATGACGATGACCCTGAGTACAACTTCCTGGCGGACATCGACGAGCCCGACCTGGAGGACTACCGTAACGACCGGGCCGTTCGCATCACCA AAAAGGAAGTGAGTGATCTGATGGAGGAGCTCTTTAAAACG TTCCAGGATGAGTTGTTAGTGCAGGAGCAGGATGAAGAAGGgcacgaggaagaggaggagagggaagaagagacaCCACCCCAGGAGGCGCCCAGTTTCAACATCCCACAGACGATCCG GTTCGAGGACCCGCCGGCCGCCGTGCTGACGGAGAGCCACCGCACGGtgaagcagcagctggaggcCCTGCGGCGCCATCGCCACCTGCTGGAGAGTCAGGGCGGGGGCCCCGTGCTCCTGGGCCGGCCCTGCGCCCTCATCCTCACCCACGCACAGAAAgcgcagctccagcagcaggtcCAGCAG CACGTCCAGCTGCTGACCCAGGTGCACATGCTCACCAGCCCAGTGGAAGCGCTGCAGAGCGAAACCGCCACCACTCGCCTCTTCCTG TCGGAGCTGGAGTCGTTCGCCGAGCGCGGAGAGCGCGCACGGGGCGCCGCGGAGCCGGGGTTCGCCAGCGCGTTCAGGGCCTGcaacctgcagggggcgctgtctcTGCTGCAGGAGGTCACACTGAGCCCCGAGCCCCCGCACCCAACCCACTGCAGCCCTGACCACCGCGCTGggg ggcgcccctcccccctgctgccTCCACAGTTGGCCTGGCTGCTGGCCACCCGGCCCGTCTTCATGTACCCCGAACTGCTGCCCCACTGCAGCCTGGACCCCGCCCTGCACCCGCCCCGCACAAACTCCTTCTACACCCCCGGGGAGGACAA CTTGGTAGTGCTGGGCCTGAGGAACTTCAGCGAGACGAGGAGCCCGTACGAGCTGGTCTGCGAGTACCTGATCCGCGGCAAGGGAGCCAAACAGCTCCGCAAGCACGTCCTCAACATGTGCCACCGCCGTCCCCGTGACAACGCCATCAAG TTCTACGTTGAGCGGAAGATGGTTCCCCCCATGACACTGGCGTGTGGTGAAGTGAAGCCTGGTGAACAGCGCCCTCCGGTGGAAAGGGAGGGGACCGGCATGCCCCCGTGGCTGCGG AAGAGCATACGCCATATTCACGAGGCAGTGATGGACTACAACCACTTCCCGCTggaagctccgcctcctcctgccAAACCGTCCTATACCTTTCCCCCAAACACACGCTATCCTCCCACGCTGCCCCCGGTCCTCACCCTGCACCCCTTCGGCTTCAGACGGCAGCGTCCCGTTTCCGTGGAGGCAGGCTGCGCCCCCGTGCCTGACCCGTGGCTGGTTTTAGGGCACGGAGCTGACCCTTGCCTTGCTGCCAAGATCGCCCCCTGCTGTCACGGAGGTGCGACTGCAGCAGAGGGGAGGACTGCGTGCACAGAAAAGTGTGGCCCCTTGCGCGAAGCCCTCAGTAAGATGGTTCCCATCCAACCCGCGCCCCCTAaacctccgcccccgcccctgcccccccaggcCCTGCAGGTCCTCACCgtcccagcagggggcgccctcCGCGTGCCGGAGGGACTGGCGAGGGCGGGGGTGGCGACGGTCGTGTCGGGCGGCGCAAAGGAAGCGGGTCAGTCGGGGGCTGTCCATCACGGCGTCCCGCCCGCCGTCATCATCAACGTGACCGCCCCATTGGCCACTGCGGTCGTATGTCCCGCCCCTTCCTGCGAGAGATTGGCTGGTTTTGTCAGTGAGGCCCCACCTCCGCCACAGGAGGGCGTCGCTCTACCCTTCTCCCCCCTCGCTCTGCTTGGAAAATTCGGCAGGCCGCTGCTGCCCGCCCCTCTGCGAGAGAACACCCCTACGGCCCCCCCGGGGAGGACCGTTAGAAGAGGACCCAGCGTATCGAATGGAGTGCCTCACCCTGGTAACCCCCAAAAGCccagagcattctgggatgtGGTAAATGTCCTTGCCGGTCCGAGCGGGGAAGCGGATGGCGGCACAGTGGGCCCCAAACTGGGAGGCCTCCAAAATCAGCCCCCTTCGGGTCCCCGCCGGACGCTCTCCGCTCCTGCGGGGGGTCCCAAGTACGCCCTGGTCAGCTGCGGCCCCAGCGCCGCGCCCCACGTCCTCCTCTTACCCCAAAACTGTGCGATTGCGGACGGGATGCCGGTGAGCGCGAGTGTGCCGGCAGGGGCCCAGAACGAGCCGGGGGACCCCCAAGAGAGCCGTGCTGAGGCCCCCACAAGGGGACCGCCCCCCTCTTCCAAAATCAGCACGGTTGAGCTGGAATGGGCTGAGCAAGGAGAGGgatgggaggaagaggaggaggaggagaaagagggagaatgCGACGGCCAGGAGGAACCGGAAGCGGGAGATTTCGGGGGCCCCCTCTTGGCCCTGTCGGAGTCCTCGGGGAGCCCCGCCTCCAGTCCGCGCACCCCGGAGAAGATGGATgcggaggagggtggaggagaggggtggagcGGGCTGCTGACCTCCACCCCGCAGCACAGCCCCCAGGGaaagcgggagggggaggggctggatgACGTCGccagcgaggaagaggaagtgatgtcgcCAGCGTCCGAGCAGTCCTTGTTGTCAGTGCCAGAGCTGCAG gaGACCATGGAGAAGCTCAGCATGCTGGCTTCAGAGGGCAGGGAGTCTGAGGCGGGAGAAACAGACGACGGCGAGTCCCCAAACTCCCTCGCTTCTCCGCCCTCGTCCTCCGGCCCCCAGAATCCTGAGGAGAGGGCGGGGACGCGTGAGGGGGAGAAGCCAAGGGAAGGCGGAGCCTCCCAGTCTGTTGCTGTAGGCGGTGCGCCTCGATCCAGAGGGAAACGATTTGGCAAAAGCAGAG gcAATGGCCGCCACCCCCGCACTAGCGTGAAATGTAGTGGGCGTCAGGAGCTGGACGATGGGGACGCGTCCAAGCCGCTGCTGGTCGGCGGCGATGATGACACACTGAGCAGTGATCCCCTGAGGGAGAGCAAGGACATGGCCTTCGCCAGGGCCTACCTCCGCAGG GTCTGTGCGGCCGTGCGGGGCGTCCCGGGGAAGGTGGAGGAGTTCCTGAGGGTCCTGTACGAGTTtgagcaggggggagaggggcggagctcGGTGGAGCTTTTCGAGCAGCTGAAGCTGGTGCTGAGGGACCGGCCCGACCTGCTCTGGGACTTTGCCGCCTTTCTGAGGCCCGAGCAGGCCCGGGAGTGTGGCCTG ctAAAAGCTCAGATGGCCTCCATGCTCAAACACCACACCCATCTTCAGGGTGAATTCTGGGATTTCTTTGATGAGCTCCACACAACCTCCTCGCAGTCAGTTCATCTGGAAAATACGCCGTTTTCAGAGGTAGGGGAGGGGACAACTGTAGGACAGGAGAGTAGGACAAGGGCCAGAGGTCAGCACAAGAAGGACAAGCTTCCTGTTTcacaggaaggggaggagcccCACAAAGCTGGACCAATGATGGtccggaggaggaagaagggcaaCTTTGGCTGCCGCAATCCACGCAAG GGCTCTGTCTCCCGGGCTACgaaggggcgtggcctctcGCCTCCTGAaaccagcaccccccctccagcaGCTCACCCAGAGAAAAgactggaggagagggaggaagagaggagggagagaggtatgGAGATAAACGGCCCGTGTCCCG GTAAAGaatgtgaggaagaggaggagcctgAGGAAGAGGACGGGCAGCGAGAGAGCGGGAAGGCTGGAGGAGTTGGAGATGCATGCGGTAACACCCCAGCCGCACACCGGACCCTGCCCAGCCCCGACCCCCCTGTCTGTGCCAAAAACGTGTCCCTCACACCCACGGGACAGAAGGTCATCCTCTGGACCAG GGAAGCAGACCGTATAATCTTGACTGCCTGCCAGCGTaagggagccaatcagagaacatTCCAGGCTGTATCCGCTCAGCTTGGGAACAAGACGGCCAATGAG GTCTCCCTGCGCTTCCGGGAGCTCGTGGACCTGTTCCACAGCGCCGCCCGGCCCGGCAACAAGGCCGGCGACCCGGACCAGCTGTCCGCTTCTGAAGACGAGCCGGACTGA